One segment of Radiobacillus kanasensis DNA contains the following:
- a CDS encoding GAF domain-containing protein has protein sequence MSNNLKKYLSYFFSFLVTVILLFSLGSIFKTIIKSVISWDISLLEAVLYLGACYGVAASTVVYARYLRSNSYQIPFAGINLPNWFYDEDFRDGGIVTNKKLIKDYKELKERNEELELLIEGIMEELDRKTEDLNFESYISDIYIRHHKNSSRLVRSLLQLINEGKSNWKWEFYNNVLDECNTVLLKDHADKSSSIYFINQDNELEMYVYNRIEFSSSRKRRFKKNEGFAGHVWSYGKTLLINDITESEFFTEGFAPKHGYESILGVPIKIGEEIVGVLNIQSENKDGFNHEDERSVKFYADMCALAYYYDKIKLDSEGRGINHEKF, from the coding sequence ATGTCAAATAATTTGAAAAAATATTTGTCTTACTTTTTTTCTTTCCTTGTCACCGTTATATTACTTTTTTCATTAGGATCTATCTTTAAAACGATCATAAAGAGTGTTATTAGCTGGGATATATCCTTGCTTGAGGCAGTTTTATATTTAGGAGCATGTTATGGTGTAGCTGCGTCTACTGTAGTGTATGCGAGGTACCTAAGATCTAACTCATATCAAATTCCTTTTGCTGGCATTAACCTACCTAACTGGTTCTATGATGAGGACTTTAGGGATGGGGGAATAGTAACCAACAAAAAGCTTATAAAAGATTATAAAGAATTGAAAGAACGTAATGAAGAATTAGAACTTTTGATAGAAGGGATAATGGAGGAGTTAGATAGAAAAACGGAAGACCTAAATTTTGAGTCTTATATTTCGGATATTTATATACGGCATCATAAGAATTCAAGCAGGCTTGTAAGATCACTTCTACAATTAATTAATGAAGGAAAGTCTAACTGGAAATGGGAGTTTTATAATAACGTGCTGGATGAGTGTAACACTGTTCTATTAAAAGATCATGCAGATAAGTCTTCATCCATATACTTTATTAATCAAGATAACGAATTAGAAATGTATGTGTACAATAGGATTGAGTTTTCATCATCGAGAAAGCGCCGATTCAAGAAAAATGAGGGTTTCGCGGGCCATGTTTGGTCATATGGCAAAACCTTATTAATAAACGACATTACAGAAAGTGAATTTTTCACTGAAGGGTTTGCTCCTAAGCACGGATATGAATCCATATTGGGGGTACCTATAAAGATAGGTGAGGAAATAGTTGGTGTTCTAAATATTCAAAGTGAAAATAAAGATGGATTTAATCACGAGGATGAGCGTTCTGTGAAATTTTATGCAGATATGTGCGCACTAGCATATTATTATGATAAAATTAAGTTAGATAGTGAAGGAAGGGGAATAAATCATGAAAAATTCTAA